One window of the Pseudofrankia sp. DC12 genome contains the following:
- a CDS encoding recombinase family protein produces MPGPMIRQPPDARAWAPPVTGAVPPDPRRRLACADADQAATWAFCCTLIENCAPMSQVVHASGRSRSGRRFDPMAHRRSRYVAYLRRSVDQTGEALGVEAQRQLILSWAAVQGVEIAEFYCDNGITASRDDVVRPDYERMIAEVAASADVPMVLVVEASRLNREEVAVAAFSKLMRQAGGSVVAIDITGGATVYDLATTAGRVAFRDKATDAVNESEQISDRMYRWHARKRAAHEWSGGGRPYGWRRTAALSPNGKKIIVTWVVDDEAAAVVREIARRLTGGEATGTICSDLNRRGIPGPGKTHHDHEQTWWAMTSMRQIMRNPRLAGWYAERTGDGGWSRVERTDRFPALLSDAEFDAVQVALDAVSRRRATGTAARRLLSGIVVCAVCQSKLRAVPLGEGYRYHHALLTMSRKRTVKDCAGPTSIDGPALENAVRKAVTGYLARERWDRPEDTPAGLVEQKAAKERRLDELAAQVAAETMTLELAGRTEKIILAEIAELDRKIRGRRQVRRSLAGPDAAKTWATANTTTPQGLAAARKVLTDVVDRVEITPGLQSRRAFDVTRVRIRWADELPDNDGQDPDRAERPDSDTAHT; encoded by the coding sequence ATGCCCGGCCCCATGATCCGCCAGCCCCCCGACGCCCGTGCCTGGGCTCCCCCGGTCACCGGCGCCGTCCCGCCTGATCCCAGGCGCCGACTTGCCTGCGCAGACGCCGATCAAGCGGCTACCTGGGCATTCTGCTGCACTTTGATCGAGAACTGCGCACCCATGTCTCAGGTGGTACACGCTTCCGGTCGGTCGAGGTCAGGCCGTAGGTTTGATCCCATGGCGCACCGTCGGTCACGGTATGTCGCGTATCTTCGTCGGTCGGTTGACCAGACGGGCGAAGCGTTGGGCGTCGAGGCGCAGCGGCAACTGATCTTGTCGTGGGCTGCGGTCCAGGGTGTGGAGATCGCCGAGTTCTACTGCGACAACGGGATCACGGCGAGCCGTGACGATGTCGTGCGGCCGGACTATGAGCGGATGATCGCGGAGGTCGCTGCCAGCGCCGATGTGCCGATGGTGCTCGTGGTGGAGGCGTCCCGGCTGAACCGGGAAGAGGTCGCGGTCGCCGCGTTCTCCAAGTTGATGCGCCAGGCCGGCGGTTCGGTCGTGGCGATCGACATCACCGGCGGGGCCACGGTCTATGACCTGGCGACGACAGCCGGACGGGTGGCGTTCCGTGACAAGGCGACGGATGCGGTCAACGAGTCCGAGCAGATCTCTGACCGGATGTACCGGTGGCACGCCCGTAAGCGGGCCGCGCACGAGTGGTCCGGTGGCGGACGGCCGTATGGGTGGCGCCGGACAGCGGCGCTGTCCCCGAACGGCAAGAAGATCATTGTGACGTGGGTGGTCGACGACGAGGCCGCGGCGGTCGTGCGGGAGATCGCCCGTCGTCTGACCGGTGGTGAGGCTACGGGGACGATCTGCTCCGACCTGAACCGCCGGGGTATCCCCGGGCCGGGTAAGACCCACCACGACCATGAACAGACGTGGTGGGCGATGACGTCGATGCGTCAGATCATGCGGAACCCGCGTCTGGCCGGCTGGTACGCCGAACGCACGGGTGATGGTGGCTGGTCACGGGTCGAGCGGACCGACCGGTTCCCCGCCCTGCTGTCTGACGCCGAGTTCGACGCGGTCCAAGTCGCGTTGGACGCGGTCAGCCGCCGGCGGGCCACGGGTACGGCCGCGCGCCGGCTGCTGTCCGGGATCGTGGTCTGTGCGGTATGCCAGTCGAAGCTACGGGCCGTCCCGCTGGGCGAGGGCTACCGGTACCACCACGCCCTGTTGACGATGTCGCGCAAACGGACCGTGAAGGACTGCGCCGGGCCGACGTCGATCGACGGCCCAGCCCTGGAGAACGCCGTCCGCAAGGCCGTAACCGGCTACCTGGCCCGCGAGCGCTGGGACCGGCCCGAGGACACCCCGGCAGGTCTGGTCGAGCAGAAAGCCGCGAAGGAACGCCGCCTGGACGAACTCGCCGCCCAGGTCGCCGCCGAGACGATGACGTTGGAGCTAGCCGGCCGCACCGAGAAAATCATCCTCGCCGAGATCGCCGAACTCGACCGCAAGATCCGAGGACGCCGCCAGGTCCGCCGCTCACTCGCCGGGCCAGACGCCGCGAAGACGTGGGCGACCGCGAACACGACCACCCCGCAGGGACTGGCCGCCGCCCGCAAGGTCCTCACCGACGTGGTCGACCGCGTCGAGATCACCCCGGGCCTGCAAAGCCGCCGGGCATTCGACGTCACCCGTGTCCGTATCCGCTGGGCCGACGAACTCCCCGACAACGACGGCCAGGACCCAGACCGCGCCGAGCGCCCCGACAGCGACACCGCGCACACCTAA
- a CDS encoding aldehyde dehydrogenase, whose amino-acid sequence MQVQDRLFIGGGWVAPAGTSTIEVVSPHSEQVVGRVPEGTVADLDAAVAAARDAFDNGPWPRLLPAERAGAIGRLTAVLNRRAEEAAQVISTEMGSPVSWALFGQVYSATFALDYFAGLARTFPFSEVRAGMLGPALVRRLPVGVVGAIVPWNVPLYVTALKLGPALASGSTIVIKPAPETPLSAILLAEAVEEAGLPPGVVNIVPAHREVAEHLVRHPAVDKISFTGSTAAGRRIAAICGERLARCTLELGGKSAALLLPDVDLDAALPGLLPAALMNNGQACVAQTRLLAPRERYDEIVEAVVAKVGAMKVGDPLDAATEIGPLVAARQRERVEGYIAAGREAGAKVALGGGRPAELERGFYVEPTVFSEVDNGMKIAQEEIFGPVLAVIPYSGVDEAVAIANDSRYGLSGSVWTADTDRGLEVSARIRTGTFNVNTFMLENAAPFGGFKESGVGRELGPEGLSAYLEYQSVSLPAGWAPAPGQAAPTAEGTGSAGAQG is encoded by the coding sequence ATGCAGGTCCAGGACCGGCTGTTCATCGGCGGCGGCTGGGTGGCGCCGGCCGGGACGAGCACGATCGAGGTGGTCTCGCCGCACAGCGAACAGGTCGTCGGCCGGGTGCCGGAAGGTACCGTCGCCGACCTCGACGCCGCCGTCGCCGCCGCCCGGGACGCCTTCGACAACGGCCCCTGGCCGCGGCTTTTACCGGCGGAGCGGGCCGGCGCCATCGGCCGGCTCACGGCGGTGCTGAACCGGCGCGCCGAGGAGGCCGCCCAGGTGATCAGCACCGAGATGGGCAGCCCGGTCAGCTGGGCCCTGTTCGGCCAGGTCTACTCGGCGACGTTCGCGCTGGACTACTTCGCAGGCCTGGCGCGGACCTTCCCGTTCAGCGAGGTGCGCGCGGGCATGCTCGGCCCGGCGCTGGTCCGGCGGCTGCCGGTCGGCGTCGTCGGGGCGATCGTGCCGTGGAACGTGCCGCTCTACGTGACAGCACTCAAGCTCGGCCCGGCGCTGGCGTCCGGGTCGACGATCGTGATCAAGCCGGCGCCGGAGACGCCGCTGTCCGCGATCCTGCTCGCCGAGGCGGTCGAGGAGGCCGGCCTCCCGCCGGGCGTCGTCAACATCGTGCCGGCGCACCGCGAGGTCGCCGAGCACCTGGTCCGCCATCCCGCCGTCGACAAGATCAGCTTTACCGGCTCCACCGCGGCCGGCCGGCGCATCGCGGCGATCTGCGGCGAGCGGCTGGCCCGCTGCACCCTGGAGCTCGGCGGCAAGTCGGCGGCTCTGCTGCTCCCTGACGTCGACCTCGACGCCGCGCTGCCGGGCCTGCTGCCGGCCGCGCTGATGAACAACGGGCAGGCCTGCGTCGCGCAGACCCGGCTGCTCGCGCCGCGGGAACGCTACGACGAGATCGTCGAGGCGGTGGTCGCCAAGGTGGGCGCCATGAAGGTCGGCGACCCGTTGGACGCCGCCACCGAGATCGGCCCGCTGGTAGCCGCCCGCCAACGCGAGCGGGTCGAGGGCTACATCGCCGCCGGCCGGGAGGCAGGCGCCAAGGTCGCGCTCGGCGGCGGCCGGCCAGCCGAGCTAGAACGCGGCTTCTACGTCGAGCCGACCGTGTTCTCCGAGGTCGACAACGGCATGAAGATCGCCCAGGAGGAGATCTTCGGGCCGGTGCTGGCGGTGATCCCCTACTCGGGCGTCGACGAGGCGGTCGCGATCGCCAACGACTCCCGCTACGGCCTGTCGGGCTCGGTGTGGACGGCCGACACCGACCGCGGCCTCGAGGTCTCCGCCCGGATTCGCACCGGAACGTTCAACGTCAACACGTTCATGCTGGAGAACGCGGCCCCGTTCGGCGGGTTCAAGGAGTCCGGCGTCGGCCGCGAGCTCGGGCCGGAGGGCCTGTCCGCGTACCTGGAGTACCAGTCGGTGAGCCTCCCGGCGGGCTGGGCTCCCGCGCCGGGGCAAGCCGCGCCGACAGCCGAGGGAACTGGCTCCGCCGGAGCGCAGGGGTGA
- a CDS encoding TetR/AcrR family transcriptional regulator has protein sequence MLECAAAMLESTPYRELTVTDISREAGTSPATFYQYFVDMETAMLVLAEQVADQGAQLSGLVGDRPWRGVTGWRGAEVLVDGFLSFWTNHQPVLRVVDLLTEEGDQRFRRARVRMLNAITRALAAVIEEAQTRAGRSAELEPMAMAGALVSMLAHVAAHQPGFESWDIHVSELREAMVRLVFWGVTGPKVPRVI, from the coding sequence CTGCTGGAGTGCGCCGCGGCGATGCTGGAGAGCACCCCGTACCGCGAGCTGACCGTCACCGACATCAGCCGCGAGGCGGGAACGTCGCCCGCGACGTTCTACCAGTACTTCGTCGACATGGAGACGGCGATGCTGGTGCTCGCCGAGCAGGTCGCCGACCAGGGCGCGCAGCTGTCCGGCCTCGTCGGCGACAGGCCCTGGCGGGGCGTGACGGGGTGGCGCGGCGCCGAGGTTCTCGTCGACGGGTTCCTGTCGTTCTGGACGAACCACCAGCCGGTGCTGCGGGTCGTCGACCTGCTCACCGAGGAGGGCGACCAGCGGTTCCGCCGGGCCAGGGTACGGATGCTCAACGCGATCACCCGAGCGCTCGCCGCGGTGATCGAGGAGGCGCAGACCCGGGCCGGCCGCAGCGCCGAGCTGGAGCCGATGGCGATGGCCGGAGCGCTCGTCTCGATGCTCGCGCACGTCGCCGCGCACCAGCCCGGCTTCGAGTCCTGGGACATCCACGTCAGCGAGCTGCGCGAGGCCATGGTCCGGCTGGTCTTCTGGGGCGTCACCGGCCCGAAGGTCCCCCGCGTCATCTAG
- a CDS encoding EthD domain-containing protein has protein sequence MSADAAPAALAATGAGLDGPSPGEILLFLFTRRDGMSEEQFREHYLGVHAPMSVAHSTATGRYVVRLVEGGHGSLPLPVDAITEIHTASVDAFVDPEQGWDSAENWKLVIDDAASFLAGFHMYRVSREVLVPAAGAAEPTTVRARTPGVVLAQIFLDGAAAQDATDEAAGPAAIPGTVRYRVLGTLSPDAPPVHAVDLVTLPDATAARYRSHAYVLGEYVQQP, from the coding sequence GTGAGCGCCGACGCGGCCCCCGCCGCCTTGGCCGCCACCGGGGCAGGCCTCGACGGGCCTTCCCCCGGCGAGATCCTGCTGTTCCTGTTCACCCGCAGGGACGGCATGTCCGAGGAGCAGTTCCGCGAGCACTACCTCGGCGTGCACGCGCCGATGAGCGTGGCGCACTCGACGGCGACCGGCCGCTACGTCGTCCGCCTGGTCGAGGGCGGCCACGGCTCGCTGCCGCTGCCGGTCGACGCGATCACCGAGATCCACACGGCGTCCGTCGACGCCTTCGTCGACCCGGAGCAGGGCTGGGACTCGGCGGAGAACTGGAAGCTGGTGATCGACGACGCGGCGAGCTTCCTGGCCGGTTTCCACATGTACCGGGTGAGCCGCGAGGTGCTCGTCCCGGCCGCCGGCGCGGCCGAGCCGACCACCGTGCGGGCACGCACGCCCGGGGTCGTGCTCGCCCAGATCTTCCTGGACGGCGCCGCGGCGCAGGACGCGACCGACGAGGCCGCCGGCCCCGCCGCGATCCCGGGCACCGTCCGTTACCGGGTGCTCGGCACGCTCAGCCCCGACGCCCCGCCGGTGCACGCCGTCGACCTGGTGACGCTGCCGGACGCGACGGCGGCGCGCTACCGCTCGCACGCGTACGTGCTCGGTGAGTACGTGCAGCAGCCGTAG
- a CDS encoding LLM class F420-dependent oxidoreductase has product MTADLKLGLNLGYWPASPPPQLELVRAADDCGYDSLWTAEAWGSDAVSPLAWYGAHTKRIKLATGLIQLSARTPACTAMTVATLDHLSGGRVILGLGVSGPQVVEGWYGVPFPKPLARTREYVDIVRRALAREDPVTADGPHYPLPYPGGTGLGKPLKMILHPLRAQVPIYLGAEGPRNVALAAEIADGWVPVFYHADRGPKTYADALAAARPGFEIACPVTVSITDDVAAGLELVKWMVAFYIGGMGAKTANFHFDLIGRLGYAQEAAEVQRLFLAGDRAAAAAAVPDDLADGIALVGPLARIRERLALWRDSPVTTLLVGGIRDPAQLRVLADLL; this is encoded by the coding sequence ATGACCGCGGACCTGAAGTTGGGCCTCAACCTCGGCTACTGGCCGGCGAGCCCGCCCCCCCAGCTGGAGCTGGTGCGGGCTGCCGACGACTGCGGGTACGACTCGCTGTGGACCGCCGAGGCCTGGGGGTCCGACGCCGTCAGCCCGCTGGCCTGGTACGGCGCCCACACGAAGCGGATCAAGCTCGCCACCGGCCTGATCCAGCTCTCGGCCCGCACCCCCGCGTGCACCGCGATGACGGTGGCCACGCTCGACCACCTGTCCGGCGGCCGGGTCATCCTCGGGCTCGGCGTCTCCGGGCCGCAGGTGGTCGAGGGCTGGTACGGCGTCCCGTTCCCGAAGCCGCTGGCACGCACCCGCGAGTACGTCGACATCGTCCGCAGGGCGCTGGCCCGCGAGGATCCGGTGACGGCCGACGGACCGCACTACCCGCTGCCGTACCCGGGTGGCACCGGCCTGGGCAAGCCGCTGAAGATGATCCTGCACCCGTTGCGCGCCCAGGTGCCGATCTATCTCGGTGCCGAGGGGCCCCGCAACGTCGCGCTGGCCGCCGAGATCGCCGACGGCTGGGTGCCGGTCTTCTACCACGCCGACCGCGGCCCGAAGACGTACGCCGACGCGCTGGCCGCCGCCAGGCCGGGCTTCGAGATCGCCTGCCCGGTGACGGTGTCGATCACCGACGACGTCGCCGCCGGCCTGGAGCTGGTCAAGTGGATGGTGGCGTTCTACATCGGCGGGATGGGTGCGAAAACGGCCAACTTCCACTTCGACCTGATCGGCCGGCTCGGCTACGCGCAGGAGGCCGCCGAGGTGCAGCGGCTGTTCCTCGCCGGCGACCGGGCCGCGGCGGCAGCGGCCGTTCCCGACGACCTCGCGGACGGCATCGCGCTGGTCGGCCCGCTCGCCCGCATCCGCGAGCGGCTGGCCCTCTGGCGCGACTCTCCGGTCACGACGCTCCTCGTCGGCGGAATCCGCGACCCAGCCCAGCTGCGAGTACTTGCGGACCTGCTCTGA
- a CDS encoding ATP-binding cassette domain-containing protein — protein sequence MGSTTLRVTTSSGEVRLQGSEPAFIGRSRDSAVRVNDSKVSRQHVQLSPSAAGWRAVDKSANGIWRDGRQITELELSLGEEARIRLGGVDGPEVVLAAVSATASPAAPPVSPPVASGRLTPSAAPASPSAPTERPWNSATPAGLSGSASPASPASSAGPAGPPRPVRPVSPAAAPLSPAASSAPVPSDAADLSARGTARHDQPGQHGPGGPASGAIDLPTGANPSVPTARKFHAITAGRIRLGRSRDNDVTVPDLLASRHHAEIYLHPNGAAEVVDLGTANGTFVNGQRVARAPISQRDVIAVGHHLFQLDGASLVEYRDSGDVAFEAQSLNVWAGTKQLMHDMTFRLPARSLLGVVGPSGAGKSTLLNALTGFRPADAGTVRYAGRDLYDEYDELRRRIGYVPQADPLHAQLTVREALEYGAELRFPADTTADERRVRVEEVIGELGLTQHADTPVSRLSGGQKKRTSVALELLTRPSLLFLDEPTSGLDPANDKAVMDTLRNLAKGGGAGSADEQGRTVIVVTHSVLFLDRCDYVLVLSPGGYIAYFGPPEGALTYFQRTDFKDFVDTFRELEETPGEQMAARFRGSEYYVPSAMVAPLVRTAPPALPSVRQQPVSFQLSTLTRRYLKVIVADRSYLRLIALFPILLGVIPRVIPAPHGLGVIANRPNGDAAKVLVVLVLCASFMGMANSVREIVKERDIYRRERTIGLSRTAYLGSKVVVLTGITTLQCFVFTLIGLLGRTPPEAAALGSPLLECLIAIIVAALASMMIGLLVSTLVDNADKTMPFLVLVTMAQLVLSGGLITVSNSVGLAQLSWLAPARWGFAAMASTDDLNAVEFLGRTPDSDPRDALWNHTAGVWFLDIILAAVIGAAMLYLTTVMLRRIEPKVGRPAAVGVAAGAVAAYGAAPAPGYGPPAGGPGYTAPGYAPPAGPSPYPPVTGPPSGAIPWPQQQPGSPQPPGQWGGPAT from the coding sequence GTGGGCAGCACCACGCTTCGAGTGACGACATCTTCTGGCGAGGTGCGGCTCCAGGGCTCCGAACCCGCGTTCATCGGCCGGTCCCGGGACTCGGCCGTGCGGGTCAATGACAGCAAGGTGTCGCGGCAGCACGTGCAGCTCTCGCCGTCCGCCGCCGGCTGGCGGGCCGTCGACAAGAGTGCCAATGGGATCTGGCGCGACGGCCGGCAAATTACCGAGCTGGAGCTGTCCCTCGGTGAAGAGGCCCGGATCCGGCTCGGCGGCGTCGACGGCCCGGAGGTCGTACTCGCCGCTGTCTCCGCGACCGCGTCGCCGGCCGCACCGCCGGTCTCGCCGCCTGTGGCGAGCGGGCGGCTGACGCCGTCCGCCGCCCCGGCCTCACCCTCGGCCCCGACCGAGCGACCATGGAACAGCGCCACCCCTGCCGGCCTGTCTGGCTCTGCCAGCCCCGCCAGCCCCGCTAGCTCCGCCGGCCCCGCCGGACCGCCCAGACCCGTCAGACCCGTCAGCCCCGCCGCTGCGCCGCTGTCGCCCGCGGCGAGTAGCGCGCCGGTGCCATCGGATGCGGCCGATCTCTCGGCCCGCGGCACGGCCCGGCACGACCAGCCGGGCCAGCACGGCCCGGGTGGCCCGGCGAGCGGTGCGATCGACCTGCCGACCGGCGCGAACCCGTCCGTGCCCACCGCCCGTAAGTTCCACGCGATCACGGCCGGGCGGATTCGGCTCGGCCGGTCGCGGGACAACGACGTGACCGTCCCCGACCTGCTCGCCTCCCGCCACCACGCGGAGATCTACCTGCACCCGAACGGTGCGGCCGAGGTCGTCGACCTGGGCACGGCCAACGGCACGTTCGTCAACGGCCAGCGGGTGGCGCGGGCCCCGATCAGTCAGCGGGACGTGATCGCGGTCGGGCATCACCTCTTCCAGCTCGACGGCGCGTCGCTGGTCGAGTACCGCGACTCGGGCGACGTCGCGTTCGAGGCCCAGAGCCTCAACGTCTGGGCGGGCACGAAACAGCTCATGCACGACATGACGTTCCGGCTGCCGGCCCGTTCGCTGCTCGGCGTCGTCGGGCCGTCCGGCGCGGGCAAGTCGACGCTGCTGAACGCGCTCACCGGCTTCCGGCCGGCCGACGCGGGCACCGTCCGTTACGCCGGCCGCGACCTCTACGACGAGTACGACGAGCTGCGCCGCCGGATCGGCTATGTGCCGCAGGCCGACCCGCTGCACGCCCAGCTGACCGTCCGGGAGGCGCTGGAGTACGGGGCCGAGCTGCGGTTCCCGGCCGACACCACCGCGGACGAGCGCCGCGTCCGGGTCGAGGAGGTGATCGGCGAGCTCGGACTCACCCAGCACGCCGACACCCCGGTCTCGCGGCTGTCGGGCGGCCAGAAGAAGCGCACCAGCGTGGCCCTCGAGCTGCTGACGCGGCCGTCGCTGCTGTTCCTCGACGAGCCGACCTCCGGCCTCGACCCGGCCAACGACAAGGCCGTCATGGACACGCTGCGCAACCTGGCGAAGGGCGGTGGCGCGGGCTCCGCGGACGAGCAGGGCCGCACCGTCATCGTCGTCACCCACAGCGTGCTGTTCCTCGACCGCTGCGACTACGTGCTGGTGCTCTCGCCGGGCGGGTACATCGCCTACTTCGGGCCGCCGGAAGGCGCGCTGACGTACTTCCAGCGCACCGACTTCAAGGACTTCGTCGACACCTTCCGCGAGCTGGAGGAGACCCCGGGCGAGCAGATGGCGGCCCGGTTCCGCGGCTCGGAGTACTACGTGCCGTCGGCGATGGTCGCGCCGCTCGTGCGCACGGCCCCACCCGCGCTGCCGAGCGTGCGCCAGCAGCCGGTGTCCTTCCAGCTGTCGACGCTGACCCGCCGGTATTTGAAGGTCATCGTCGCCGACCGTTCGTACCTGCGGCTGATCGCGCTGTTCCCGATCCTGCTGGGCGTGATCCCCCGGGTGATCCCGGCACCGCACGGGCTGGGCGTCATCGCCAACCGGCCCAACGGGGACGCGGCCAAGGTGCTGGTCGTGCTCGTGCTGTGCGCGTCGTTCATGGGCATGGCGAACTCGGTCCGCGAGATCGTCAAGGAACGGGACATCTATCGCCGAGAACGCACGATAGGCCTGTCCAGAACGGCCTACCTCGGCTCGAAGGTCGTCGTCCTTACCGGCATCACCACGCTGCAGTGCTTCGTGTTCACGCTGATCGGCCTGCTCGGCCGCACGCCGCCCGAGGCCGCCGCGCTCGGCTCGCCGCTGCTGGAATGCCTCATCGCGATCATCGTCGCCGCGCTCGCGTCGATGATGATCGGCCTGCTCGTCTCGACGCTGGTCGACAATGCCGACAAGACGATGCCGTTCCTGGTGCTGGTGACCATGGCGCAGCTGGTGCTCTCCGGAGGTCTGATCACCGTCAGCAACTCGGTCGGGCTGGCCCAGCTGAGCTGGCTCGCCCCGGCCCGCTGGGGCTTCGCGGCGATGGCCTCCACCGACGACCTGAACGCCGTGGAGTTCCTCGGCCGCACGCCGGACAGCGACCCGCGTGACGCGCTGTGGAACCACACCGCCGGGGTGTGGTTCCTGGACATCATCCTGGCCGCGGTGATCGGCGCGGCGATGCTCTACCTGACCACCGTCATGCTGCGCCGGATCGAGCCGAAGGTGGGCCGCCCGGCCGCCGTCGGCGTCGCCGCCGGGGCCGTGGCCGCCTACGGGGCCGCGCCGGCTCCCGGCTACGGGCCGCCCGCGGGTGGCCCCGGCTACACCGCCCCCGGCTACGCGCCGCCGGCCGGCCCCAGCCCGTACCCGCCGGTCACCGGCCCGCCGAGCGGCGCCATCCCGTGGCCCCAGCAGCAGCCAGGCTCGCCGCAGCCCCCCGGCCAATGGGGCGGCCCCGCCACCTGA
- a CDS encoding NAD-dependent epimerase/dehydratase family protein, translated as MADTAEPTSYDRLSGGATGPQDQAEPAHGAGPVGLVDRTILVTGVTGQVARPLAIALARTNTVYGAARFKDAALRDELTAAGVRCTPVDLVSGDLTQLPERVEFVLNFGVVKSNRWTVDLDGNTGGTLALAERYAGIATAFLHCSSGAVYAPDHDGLLAESHDLGDSHAVWPFLHTYSISKIASEAAARYAARRHNLPTTIARLNVPYGPTAGGLPDYHLQMMAAGMAVPVFGPNEADATPTRYQLLHDDDTVAMIPGLLAVAGVPATTLNWAGPETVSVQEWCAELTALTGIPATFDYTTATLGSVVMDLRTLHERVGIALVPWKEGVRAMIASRHPHLVRDEAEAPSPAS; from the coding sequence ATGGCTGACACGGCGGAACCCACCAGCTACGACCGGCTCTCCGGCGGCGCCACCGGCCCGCAGGACCAGGCCGAGCCGGCCCACGGCGCCGGCCCGGTCGGCCTGGTCGACCGGACGATCCTGGTCACGGGCGTCACCGGCCAGGTCGCCAGGCCGCTGGCGATCGCGCTCGCCCGCACCAACACCGTCTACGGCGCGGCCCGGTTCAAGGACGCCGCGCTGCGCGACGAGCTGACGGCCGCGGGGGTGCGCTGCACCCCGGTCGACCTCGTCAGCGGTGACCTCACCCAGCTGCCCGAGCGGGTCGAGTTCGTGCTGAACTTCGGCGTCGTCAAGTCGAACCGGTGGACCGTCGACCTGGACGGCAACACCGGGGGCACGCTGGCGCTGGCCGAGCGGTACGCCGGGATCGCGACCGCGTTCCTGCACTGCAGCTCGGGAGCGGTCTACGCGCCGGACCACGACGGCCTGCTCGCCGAGAGCCACGACCTGGGCGACAGCCACGCGGTCTGGCCGTTCCTGCACACCTACAGCATCAGCAAGATCGCGTCCGAGGCCGCAGCCCGGTACGCCGCGCGCCGCCACAACCTGCCGACCACGATCGCCCGGCTCAACGTCCCGTACGGGCCGACGGCCGGCGGCCTGCCGGACTACCACCTGCAGATGATGGCCGCCGGGATGGCGGTGCCGGTCTTCGGCCCGAACGAGGCGGACGCGACCCCTACCCGCTACCAGCTCCTGCACGACGACGACACCGTCGCCATGATCCCCGGGCTGCTGGCGGTCGCCGGCGTGCCGGCGACGACGCTGAACTGGGCCGGGCCGGAGACGGTCAGCGTCCAGGAGTGGTGCGCCGAGCTAACCGCACTGACCGGCATCCCGGCGACGTTCGACTACACCACGGCGACCCTCGGCAGCGTCGTCATGGACCTCAGGACGCTGCACGAGCGGGTCGGCATCGCCCTGGTGCCCTGGAAGGAGGGAGTGCGCGCGATGATCGCATCGCGCCACCCGCACCTGGTCCGTGACGAGGCCGAAGCGCCGTCACCGGCCAGCTGA
- a CDS encoding NDMA-dependent alcohol dehydrogenase: MKTKAAVMWELNQPWVVEEIELDPPKAGEVLVRWHTAGMCHSDDHLRTGDMGAGTPIVGGHEGAGVIEAVGPGVTTLAEGDHVICTFMPSCGQCRWCASGRSNLCDLGANLMMGYGVDGTPRFHARGQDCSAICFLGTFSEYAVLHERSVVKIDEDIPMDVAALVSCGVPTGYGSAVHTAKVGPGETVVVVGAGGVGMNAIQGARIAGAERIVAVDPVAGKRDSSKLFGATHTAAGFDEATALVRDLTQGVMADAAIITIGVVRGEEHIAPTMALVSKGGRVVVTGVTPVFDADVKLSLFDLTIFQKELRGSLFGACNARADLPVLFCLYRSGQLKLDELITHRYPLGEINTGYADMLAGRNIRGVIVHDVG, from the coding sequence ATGAAGACCAAGGCTGCCGTGATGTGGGAGCTGAACCAGCCATGGGTGGTCGAGGAGATCGAGCTCGACCCGCCGAAGGCCGGTGAGGTGCTGGTCCGGTGGCACACCGCCGGCATGTGCCACTCCGACGACCATCTGCGCACCGGGGACATGGGCGCGGGCACCCCGATCGTCGGCGGCCACGAGGGTGCCGGCGTGATCGAGGCCGTCGGCCCGGGCGTCACCACCCTGGCCGAGGGCGACCACGTCATCTGCACGTTCATGCCCAGCTGCGGCCAGTGCCGCTGGTGCGCCAGCGGCCGGTCGAACCTGTGCGACCTCGGCGCGAACCTGATGATGGGCTACGGCGTCGACGGCACCCCCCGGTTCCACGCCCGCGGCCAGGACTGCTCGGCGATCTGCTTCCTCGGGACGTTCAGCGAGTACGCCGTGCTGCACGAGCGCAGCGTCGTGAAGATCGACGAGGACATCCCGATGGACGTCGCGGCGCTCGTCTCCTGCGGTGTCCCGACCGGCTACGGCTCGGCGGTCCACACGGCGAAGGTCGGGCCGGGCGAGACCGTCGTCGTCGTCGGCGCCGGCGGGGTCGGCATGAACGCCATCCAGGGCGCGCGGATCGCCGGCGCGGAGCGGATCGTCGCCGTCGACCCGGTGGCCGGCAAGCGGGACTCGTCGAAGCTGTTCGGCGCGACCCACACCGCGGCCGGCTTCGACGAGGCGACCGCCCTGGTCCGCGACCTGACCCAGGGTGTGATGGCGGACGCCGCGATCATCACCATCGGCGTCGTCCGGGGCGAGGAGCACATCGCACCGACGATGGCGCTGGTCTCCAAGGGCGGCCGGGTCGTCGTCACCGGGGTGACGCCGGTCTTCGACGCGGACGTGAAGCTCTCGCTGTTCGATCTGACGATCTTCCAGAAGGAGCTGCGGGGCAGCCTGTTCGGTGCCTGCAACGCACGTGCCGACCTACCGGTGCTGTTCTGCCTGTACCGGTCCGGCCAACTCAAGCTGGACGAGCTGATCACCCACCGCTACCCACTCGGGGAGATCAACACCGGTTACGCGGACATGCTCGCGGGACGCAACATCCGCGGCGTCATCGTGCACGACGTGGGCTGA